Part of the Terriglobia bacterium genome is shown below.
TCGGCGTCGGTAAACAGCAGCCACTCGCCGCGCGTCGCGTTGGCGCCCGCCTGCGCCGCATTGCACTTACCCGAGCAACCTTCGGGAAGCGGGCCGGCGTCGATCACGCGCACGCCCTCAAGCGAAGCAGCAATTTCGCGCGTCCGGTCGGCGGAGTCGTCATCGACCACGATGATTTCAAAATCCACTCCAGTTTGCGCCAGCAGCGAATCGAGGCAGGCGCCCAGGCAGGGCTCTTCATTGCGCGCCGGCACGATTACCGATACGACGGGAACGGTGGCTTTGCCGACGGCCGCAGTCATATCCAGCCACGCAAGGGACAAGTGGTCCGGGGTACCCCCCTTCCCCCCATCCGATCTTTTAGAATCAAGATGTTAGGGAGGATTCGCCGCCAGATCTTTGAGGACAAATGGTTTATCGGCAAAATATTGAAAACAAACCTTCCAGAAGAACTTTAAGCCGCGGGAGGAAGGCTCCGGCGGCTCAATGCAGGGTGCTAAAAACCACTATTATTATAACCCGCAGGTCAAGCAATTTTGTCACACACCCGTGTGACGTTGGAAGGCACACTCCGTTGCCCGGTGTCGTATCATAAAAACGTGAAGCGGCTTTGCATCTTTGTCGTCGGCCTTCTCTTGCTCCTGACCGGTTGCTACAGCGGCACGCGCCCGCCGCGCATTGGCGAATCCGCGCCCGACTTTTCCGTCCAAGACTCCACTCGCACGGTTGCGCTGCACGATTACAGGGGCAAGGTGGTGGTGCTGAATTTCTGGGCGACGTGGTGCCCGCCGTGCGTGGAGGAGATGCCGTCACTGGTGCAAATGCAGTCGCGGCTGAAGGACAAGGGCGTGACCGTGCTGGCCATCAGCCTGGATGTGGACGAAAACGCCTATAACAAGTTCCTCAAGGACCACAACGTGGAGCTGCTCGCGGTCCGCGATCCCAACCAGAAGTCGAACACCCTCTACGGGACCTTCAAATATCC
Proteins encoded:
- a CDS encoding TlpA family protein disulfide reductase; the protein is MTGCYSGTRPPRIGESAPDFSVQDSTRTVALHDYRGKVVVLNFWATWCPPCVEEMPSLVQMQSRLKDKGVTVLAISLDVDENAYNKFLKDHNVELLAVRDPNQKSNTLYGTFKYPETYIIDRDGKVRRKFIGPIDWTQPEIVSYLSRM